In Desulfobacterales bacterium, the DNA window TCTATCGTCCGATTGGTGAACGCCGGATGCTGAAAATTCCGATTTACTCCGTTTCAAAGTTCATTCCGCATTGCTTGAGGGAAGCGACACCGGCTCCGACACTGACCGTATCGTCAAAGCCTTTGGCCCGCAGATTGATCTGCGCCTCATAGGAACGAACCCCGGTATTGCAGACCAGAATCAGTTTTTTATCCCTGGGCACTTCATCCATTCGCTGCATCAGTTCATTGTGAGGAATGCTTTTCCAGCTTTCCGGATATTTTGCCTCAAACACTTTGGCATCGCCATAGGCCCGGCAGTCCAGAAACAGGCAATCGTTTTGGCCGCGATGTTGCCAGCATGCCTCAAACTCTTCGAAAGTCATGGGCGCATACCGGCCGTCCAAAAAGTTTTCGGCGGCATTGCCCAGGGCGTTAACAATATCCATGGCTGAGGCGAACGGGGGCGAATAGGCTATCTCCAGATTACTGACGGCCTCCACCGTGGGGTGGTATTGAAGAATCGTGGCCACCGCGTTGACCCGGGCGAACATGCCGCTGTTCTGCCCGCCGAAGCCCTGAATGCCCAAGACCCGGCGCGTTTTCCGGTCCACCACGAGCTCAAGGTAAATAATTTCCTTTTCCGGATAAAAATGGGCTCTGTCAAACTGGGACACTTGAATCCCAACCGCATCAAATCCCTGTTTTCTGGCGGTTTCATCGGACAGGCCCGCACCCGCCAGGGCCATATCGAATGTTTTCACCACAAAGCTGCCCACCCCTCCCGGAAACACGGCATTTCCACCGGCCAGATTCGTGCCGATGACGCGCCCCTGGCGATTCGCCATGGAACCCAGAGGGAAAAAACCGGGTTTCCCCGTCACCAGATTCGTAATTTGCACACAGTCGCCACCGGCATAGATGTCCGGGTCCGATGTCTGCATATGATCGTTGACCACGATAAACCCGTTCGGCCCGATCTCAAGCCCGGCATCCGCCGCCAGTTGCGTGTTCGGCGCCACGCCCACCGCCATGATGACCAGATCCGCCTCAAGTGTGCGTTGGTTGGTCCGAACCCTCTCCACCGCCTCAGCCCCTTCCAGCGCTTCCACGCATTCTCCCAGATAAAAGGCTACGCCTTCGGCCTCCATGCGTTTTCGGGCCATGAGGGCCAGGCTTTTGCTGACAAAACCGGGCATGATCTGATCGCAGAACTCCACCACCGTGGTTTCGATCTGCCACATATCCGCCAGCGCCTCAGCCATTTCCAGACCGATAAATCCGCCGCCGATGACCACCGCCTTTTTTACCTGACCGGCTGTAATTTTCTCCTTGATCTGAATGGCGTCATGAAGGTTGCCCACTCTGTAAACATTTTTCAACCCTGTTCCCGGAATGTTGAGCTCCCGGGGCCGGGTTCCGACGCCGATCACCAGCTTGTCATAGGAAAGGTCTTTTTCATTGCCGTTATTTTCCCGGATACGAACGGTCTTGTTTCGCCGGTCGATGTTCAGAGCCTTGGTACCGGTCAGGGCGGTCACGCCCTTGTCGTCGCGGAAAAACCGCTCATCCCGGACCATATGAAAACTCGTCGACCGGAGTTCCGATTCATCACTCACATCTCCGGATATATAGTAAGGAATGCCGCACCCGCCGTAGGATATCATGTCATCCTGGTCAATGATGGTGACATTTCCGTTCTGACAAAGCCTTTTAAACCGACATGCCGACTTGGGACCCACCGCTACCGCACCGATAATTAGTATGTTTTCAGCCATATAAAACCTCCTTTAACGATTTATAAATAAGCGTTGCCGCTAAGAAATAAAAACCTGATCCGGCAAAGCCGGATGCTGGGATGCATAAAAGCCATCTTTCACTTTCGGAGAATATACACGCAAAAGAGTGTATGTTTCTGGTAAAGGGTCTAAACCCATTGGGCCGCGTGCGCAAGGAAATTCAATTAGAAAAAAGCAAATCCAAGGGGCAGGCAAGGATGGGCTTAAGGAATCCGCCAGGCTGTGCGGAGCGCCATCAAGATGATTTTACAAATCCTTCGTCTTCTGGTATTTGTTTTTCGACAATTCAACCCTCTATTCCGAATCGATTCGATATGCCAAACGCCAATCCCCCTGAACTCATTGAAAGAGTTGCGTGGCTTCGCCGCGAGCTTCACCGGCACAACCATCGGTATTATGTGCTGGATGATCCTGAAATTTCGGACAACGCATACGACCGGTTGCTGCAAGAACTGACCGAAATTGAAACGGCGCATCCCTCCCTGGTCACTCCCGATTCGCCGACGATGCGGGTGGGAGCGCCCCCGCTGGCAAGCTTTGAAACCGCCCCGCATGCCATTGCCATGCTGAGCCTGGACAACGCCTTTAATGATTCGGATATTCTGGACTTTGATCAGCGGGTTCGGAAATTGCTGGAAACAAAAGATCCGGTGCTTTATACAGCGGAACCGAAACTGGACGGCATCGCCGTGGAAATCGTTTACCGGGACGGCAGGCTGACACTCAGCACCACGCGCGGCGACGGGGTGAACGGAGAAGTCATTACGGACAACATGCGCACCATTCGCGCCGTTCCGCTCATTCTGCAGCCGGGTCCGGACGGCGGAGTGCCGCCGCTGCTGGAAGTACGAGGCGAGGTATTTATCAGCCTTGCCGGCTTTGAAGCCCTGAACAACCGTCGCCAGTCCGAAGGACTTCCCCTTTTCGCCAACCCCAGAAATGCAGCGGCAGGCTCTCTGCGCCAACTGGACTCAGCCGTCACCGCCGCCAGGCCACTGGATATTTTTCTCTACGGCGTCGGCCGAACCGATGGCCTTCGGGTTTCTTCTCATTGGGACATGCTGTGCCGGCTGAAATCTTTCGGCTTTAAAATCAATCCGCTCATAAGGCCCCGAATACCGATCAACGAAGTCTTGGCCTTTCACCGGGAACTGGAATCAAAACGCCAAGAACTTTCCTACGAGATCGATGGCATGGTCGTCAAAGTGGATGATCTTGCCCTGCGCGAGCGGCTCGGGGAAAAATCCCGCAGCCCCAGATGGGCGATTGCGTATAAATTCAAAGCCGTTCAGGAAACCACCCGGCTGCTGAATATCGAAGTCCAGGTTGGGCGAACCGGCGCTTTGACACCGGTGGCCATTTTAGAACCGGTAAAGGTCGGCGGCGTCACGGTCAGCCGCGCCACGCTGCACAACGAGGACGAAATCGCCCAGAAAGATATCCGTATCGGAGATAGGGTGTTTGTGGAACGGGCCGGTGATGTCATTCCCAAGGTGGTAAAACCGATCCTCTCCAGCCGCACCGGCGCGGAAACCATCTTTCACATGCCACGCACCTGCCCGGCTTGCGGTGCCGGCACGATTCGGGAAAAAAGCGAAACCGGAGATCCTCTGGAAGCCGCCACCCGGTGCATCAACACGGCCTGCCCGGCCCAATTGAAGGAACGCATCAAGCATTTTGCTGCCAAAGGCGCCTTTAATATCGAAGGCCTCGGCGACAAACTCGTGGAGCAACTGGTGGAAAAAGGGCTGATAGTTTCCAGCGCAGACCTTTTTCTGCTGAATCGATATACGCTAAGCGCACTGGATCGGATGGGGGCTAAATCAGCGCAAAACCTCATCGACGCTATCGAAAAAAGCAAATCCGTCTCCTTTGACCGGTTTCTCTTCGGGCTGGGCATTCGCTACGTGGGAGAAAACGTCGCACAAATCCTTTCCGGACACTACCGCCATATCGATGACCTAGCCTTCGCCACCGAAGAAGAACTCACCGCCATCGACGGCATCGGCGGCGTCATCGCGAAAAGCATCGTCGCTTTTTTTCAACATGCCGGGAACAAAGATCTCGTCACCCGGCTTTTGGAAAACGGCGTCGTCATCTCCTATCAGAAAGAAAAACCCGCCGGCGCCGCCCCCCTGTCCGGCAAAACATTTGTACTCACCGGCACCCTGAGCAGCATGCCCCGCAGCGAAGCCAAAATGAAAATCACCGCCCTGGGCGGCAAGGTCGCCGGCTCCGTCAGCAGCAAAACCGATTATCTTGTGGCCGGCTCGGATTCCGGGTCCAAACTTGCCAAAGCCGAAAGCCTGGGAGTGACGGTGATCGATGAGGCCACGCTGATGAATCTGCTGTCCTAATCCGGCAAAGCCGGATGCCGGGATGCCGGGATGCATGAAAGAAAGCCATCTTTCACCTTCAGCGAATATACACGCAAAAGCGTGCATGTGTCTGGTTAAGGGTCTAACATTCAGTCGGACCGCAGTTCCATATGGTATCGGATCAGTATTCAACTATTCTTGGCTTTTAACCCGGCCAGCTGTTGGCGAAGCGCGCGCTCCTCGTTCCAGTGGGTGGTATCATCACGTATGATCGCGGCAATAGCCTGCAATTGTGCGCTCGGGGAGAAAAGCAGCGCAACCGTGAACGCAATCGAAAGAGGCCGCTCGTCTTTACGTACAGCAGGTACACGAAGCACTTCGCTACCATACCGGGTTCGGCCGGATTGAACCACTTGTCGATATCCTTCCCAGTGCCGCTTTCGAAGACGCTCCGGAATAATCATATCAAGCGAATGACCGAGCGCCTCGTCTTTCGTGTACCCAAAGATTCGTTCCGCCGCTGAATTCCAAAAGATTATCGCGCCGTCTGCATTTGCCGCTATGATTGCATCCCCCGCCGCTTGCACAAATTGCGCGATGTCGAATTCGGTACTAATCACCAATATTCCTCCTCGGTCGTCAACCTTCGAAAGAGGGCATGAGATCGCATCCTAAATATTAAATATTCTTATCGAAAAGTTAACCTTTAAGATAACCCTCATGGGGAAACCCATTGAAACGATACCCCCACCCCGGACCGGCCGGCCGGATGCCCCATTTTTTAATTCATTCCGATCATGAAGAAGGCCGCCCCCAGCCCGTTGAGGTGGTCTTCTGCGTGATTGGCTATTGCACTTGTTGCTATTTTTCTATATAAAAAGTAAGCCGTTATCAAATAAGGAGAAACATCAATTGCCTTTAAACCAAAATATACCACTCTTTTTCCGCCTCTACCATAAAATCAAGCATGATATCCTTAAAGGTGAAATTCTGAAGGGCTCTAAAATTGCTACGATAGAGGAACTGGCGCGTCAACATGGCATGTCACAAACAAGCGTTCGAAAAAGCCTTGATCTTCTCGAAAGGGAGGGACTTCTTATCAAAAAACAAGGCTGGGGAACGGTTGTGCCTGAAAATTTGGATTTGCGTTTTTTTGATTTAGCAACATTAATCAGTTCGCGAGAGTCGATTTCAGAGGCAAAAATGGCGAAGGCCGAATCCATTAGTTCAGAATGGGTGGAAACCACCCCTCGGCTAAGAGGCCTATTGAACATTAAAGACGCTGCTTCAAACCAGGTGGTATTAAAAGTATATTGTCGGATTACGTTCACCGGAAAATGGAAGTTCAAGGCATTCATCTCTTACTATTTGCCGAAAAGATGGATGCGGATTGCCAAAGTTAAAGAATCGACGTCGGCTGCGGCACTCATTGTATCCATAACAAAGTGGATGGAATCTAGTCCGTTACTTATGAAAGAATCCCTTGTGCCATATCTTTGCACGGACGAGACTGCTGAATTCTTAGATATTCCGGACGGCACACCGGTTTTCTATCATACGGTTTCCATGACCGACAACAAACGTGACCTTTGTATCTGTTGGGACATGATAAGCTCGGCAAATATTTTTCTTCGGAATGTGGATTTGAATGCAGCCGTTAGCAATTCTCCGCTGCATTCACCCATCGTGTCGAAGTGATTCAGATGCGTGTCCAGGGCGGATTCCACAATTGTGCGAGTTGCCTTTCCTTGTGACAAAGGGTCACCTTTTCGGGACGGCCCGAATCAGCCTTATTACCTTCTCCATCATGATCAAAAAGAATGTCGACTCTTATAACTGTGTCATTTTCATTTTGGAACCTATTTCAATAGACCGGAACCAACGAATAGCCCTTGGTCTGATAAGCGATCTCTGATATCCAGCCGTTTCCCACCCGTTCTATTTTCGGCAGAAGCGAGGTCGGGTCAACCCCCATAACCTTTACGGCAAACAGACATACTTCCATACGAATGCCCGCCTCCGACAATTTGGAAATGATACCGGGAATCTCTTTCAGCGAAGTTTGCACTTCGGCATCAAATCCGCTGTGGTCACTGGAAATCAGTTTGACCGAACCGGCCATGAAAACGACCACAAACTCAGGATTCTTTTTGGCGGCGCTCAATTCCTGGAAGGTATCGTAAATGAGATTCAGGTGAATGACGGCGGATTTTGGATTTCCATCCCTCATATCGAATAGAACGGGGGTGGCATTGACCCCTTTCAGAAGATCATGTTCGTCAGACAATGCATCTGACGCACTAAAAGTTGCCAGGACTAAACATACGATTGCCAATACCATGGTTATATTTCGTATCTTTTTCATTTTTCGTTCTCCTAATTTAAAAAGTTCAAGTGAATTTTAACCGTATTTCGGGCGGCCGCTTCTGTTCATCCGTTGACTCAGGCGTGGGGCGCCAGGGGTGCCAGCGCCCGCCCGATGCGTTCTCGTTGTTCCTCCGTCGTCATCTGTCCGAAAAGTTCCTGGTATTTAGGATGCTCGACCCCGGAGAAGATGTATTGCCAGCGGTAAGCCTCCAGCAACACGGCTTGCATACGGGCGATCTGGTCCTCGAAAAAAGATTGGCGGGTATTCTGAATAAAATACCGGATGTCGTATTCACATTGTTTCTGTAATATGCCATCCACCGCCGTCACCAGATCGATGACTTCTCCGATAGCCTCGTCCCGTTCTTCCCGCGTGATTTTTTTATTCACGCGGGACCATTCAAGTGAATCCAGGAATGCGTGATGGGCTTCTTCTTTCCAATGATACAGGAATACATCTTTGTAGAGATCGGACAGATTCTCATCCTGCGCAATGCTTTGTTTGTAATGCTCTTGGGTAAAAAGCTCAATTTCATAGATCAGTGCCATAACCGCCCACGTCGATTTTTCCAGCACCACAGCCGCCACCTGATTGGGATCCCATGGAAATTCATAGCCATCCGGCATTCCGCGGGCCATCATTTTTTCCAGACGTCTAAAAAGCTCCTGGTGTTTCAGTTCCTCGTCGCAAAACCGGACAAGTGCCTCGAGGGCCACCTGATCCCCCAGCCAGTGGTCACGGGAGATATCAAGCATTTTGGCGACGATAAAGCGCTCGACAAACCCGAACATACTGGCATACGTGCGTCCCTCGATTTGACTAAGAAACCGCTGCTGCGGTTCGCTCAAGAAGCTTAAACGGTCCACCTTCGAAATGCCGTCCGGAAGAAATTTTTTCGAAAAATCGAACTCTCTTCCCCTAAGCACATCCGCGTCGATATCCCAGCGGATTTTCTTGGATCCCGCGATGCTTTTTGCATACGGTTGTGTATCGAGATCATATCCAGGCCTCCCCATAACCGCCACCTCCTTCAACAAAGTAGGATCACATTCGATGTGATGTTCCTGATTTGAATTCCCGGATGGTCCGGATGGTTATCTGATGTTAATAAATAGCTTGGACACTCTTAGAAGGTGAATGGGGTCAACCATGCATTCTATCCCGAATTGACCTGTATTTATCCGCCTGACGCTGGTGGTGGAACCCGCTTGAGTTGGATAGTGCCGTTATAAAAACGATCGCGGCAACAGATTTTATCCCGGAGGCACGGACGGCCCGCCGAAGAGTCGCACGGGCCCATTTGAGTGCTTCTCTCTCTGCGCCTTGAAGTCGGCAAGGTGAGGGCTTATCGGGCAACGCGCCGGGTCGCCCAGTAAAGGGCGACCATAGACCGCTATAGCCTGTCCCGCTTCATGTGGTTGTTGGCCCAACCTTTGTTTTGGGGAAAAATTTAACGCCTGGTAAATTTTCAAAGTCTGAATCTTGTGTCCAGATTAAACACTCATACGCTTGAGCAGTAGATAAAATAATACTGTCAGCTATGGGAAGGCTATACCGCAAGCTGAGCTTAGAAGCATTGATTGCGATACTTGCGGTAAGATCAATAATCGTACCTTGTTGCATCGCAGCCACGGCTTGAAGGGCTTCATTTTCGCCAGACTCACGCAACGCCACTTTGAACACTTCATATATAGTGATTACGGGCACAATTAAAGATGATGGATCTTGAAGAGGGGATGCAAAGTTTTCCGAATTGATCCCCCCTGAAAAATATTCAAGCCACCCCGATGAGTCAACAATATTCATAATCTGTCATCCTCGCGAACAAACTCCGTATTAATTCCCTTAAGGAAACCTTTTAGCTCAGATATGTCTCGATCAGGTATTAGCTCTATTCGCCCATCATACTCCATAATCTTAATCTTTTGGCCGGGGCGAAGGTGCAATGCATCCCTTATTAACTTTGGGATAACAACTTGGAATTTTGGTGAAACTGTAACAGTATGCATAATATCCCCCCTATCGATAGCGTTTTCGTATTACGATAACACTATCGATACGGCATTGTCAATAATTGGGGGCCAACGCCTGAGCTAACCGGGCGGCGGCAGAGGCGTTGAATATTGATTCCGTGTCCATCCGCCGCTCCGGTTGAGCGACTTGTTAGCTGGCCTGACGAATCCCAAGCCTCAGGCCGATTCATTATGCTAGGGCACTTGCTGCACCGGCGGAGGGTTCCATTTGCCGGTGAGAGCCTCGGGCGTCGGGGCGTAGAGACGCATGGTCAGGTTGAACGGCTCTTTGGGCGCGGGAAGCCAATTGGCCTCCAGATCCTTGCCGGGACTTTCGTTCTGGAAATACAGATCGAGCGAACCATCGGCATTGGTCTTGAACGGCATGTAACTGCTGAGCGCGAAGCGATTCAGCGCGTTGCCAACTTGGAAGCCCTCTGCGTCATAGAGCGTGATCGACCAGAAGGCGTTCACGGGCGGTGTTGCGCCCTTGGCGAAGTGAATGGTGTACTTGTTCGCGCCATTCAGCGGCTTGCCGGCTGCATCGCCGAGGTTTAGCGGATAGATCGCATCCTCGGGGAGGTTCGCACCAAGGCCCTGCTGGGTGACGATGGCGCGCTTGAGGTAGTAGTTGCCGTACACGCCCATTGTGTCGGTGTTCATCGACCAGCCGTTGGCGACCCGGGCCAACGTCGGCAGTTTCCACGCCATGAGTTTCTGGCCTTCAGCCGGGGCGGCTTCGAGGGCGCCTCGAATCACCGTGTCAACGTTGTTCATATCGAAACTCTTGCCAGGTTCGATTCCAAGGCGCTTCATCTGCGCAATGATCGGCTGGTCGGTGACATGAGGTGGATTCAGTTTCATCAGTTCCGCTGCATAGGCGAAGTACTTATCTGCGGGCATGTTGTCGACCTGGGTCTTGGGCGCGGTCTTCATGTCCACACTTGGATCGATTTTTACAGTCATCTGGGCGGGCGGCTTGCCCCAACCCGAGAGCGGGGTGACTTTGTAGCCCGCCTGGATCTTATTAACAGCAGGGTAATCGGCGGAGCCATCAGTCTTGGTGCGGCCGATTACCCAGACATATGGCGTCGGTGCGGGAATGTGTGAGAAGCCGCTCGGCACCTCGCCCGTCCAGCCGGGAGGCGTGACAAGGAAGTTGCCGGCCTGAGTGCCTGTAGTTCGCCAACCCGGCGAAGCGAAAACGTCAGTCCACATGTCGAGCATTGGCAGCAGGTAGTAACGGCCATCGGTATCCGGTGAGGAGACGATCAGCGGTTCCTTCGTCAGGTCCAACCAGGCGACGGAATAGAGCGTGTCGAAGTTGACGCGCACGACGATTTTCAGATCGGCAGGCGGGTACTCCGGGACGCTGACGAACATGTTCATCGGTCCCTTGGCGAACTCTCTTCCGGGTTCAACGTTCGTGCTTTGCAGACGGGTAATGTCCATCGATACCAGCGGATAGAAGTAGATATAGGCGTCCACGGCGATGGCACGCGCCTCCGCTGCGCCGATCTTGTCTTGGGCGTGAGCTTGGATCTGTGGAAGCGCAAGCAGCGCTATGATGCACCCCAGCGCGATGAGTCTTGTGCGTTTTATCATTTTGTGTCTCCTTTGGTATTGAACCGGATGAAAAGTTGGGTAGCTAACGTTTAGTTCACTTGCCGGGAACCCAATACGGAATGCTTTTAAGATACGTTGAAAGCTGAAGGCCAAATGAGAAACGGCCGCCCCGGGTTCCCGGTAAACGTGAAACGGCAGGTTCGAATACTATGCGGCAGTGGATCGATTTAATCTTTCAGCAAGCCAAATTTTAATAATCGATTGCCGAGGAACACCAAGGCGCTTGGCTTCTTTATCTAATGATTGAATCATCCAAAGAGGAAAATCGACATTAACCCGTTTTTGCTCCTGGTTCGGACGTCTTGCCGTTGAAAGGTCAAGATGCTCCATAACACTTTCACCTTCATCAAACTTCTTGTCTAATTCTTTAGCTTTCATAAATCTCAATCTCCTCATTTCTGGCACGCCGTACTGAGATGATACGCATATTATCATTGCGATATGTAATAATCCCAGTCCAGTGTTTGTCGCTTATTTTGCCAATTACCAGAAATCTTACTTCATCGCTTGTTTTCGCAGGAATTTCTAATAAATCAGGATCATTCCAAAGCTCTTGGGCCTCAATAAAATCAATCCCATGCTTATTTTTATTGATATCCGATTTTTTAGGGTCAAATTCAAATTCCATAGCATACACAATATGACTATTCGGTATGTTTAGTCAATCTGAATGAAAAATATTTTTTTGATTCGGACATTATATTAGACGGCCTAAAAATTTGACAATTACGGCTGAATCAGTTGCCTAAATCGACATTAGGGTCTCATTGGATTTTGAAAGTATACTGCATTTAAACAAGATGTTAAAAAAAATATGTCGTTCCCTTTTCAGTTTGTATACACGGCTGAAAACAGCCGTGTATACAAATAGCAACCAGTTATCCGCCAACCATTTTTTAACCGACCAGGTTACGGACACCGATGGGGCGGTTTATTAATTTCCAAGCCCATCCGCCCCATGAAAAACTAAACGCTGAAAACAATCGGACCTATTTTGTCTAGTGCAAAAAAACTCTGGAAAAGATGGTGCTTTTTCCGGATAGAGCTAAGATGGGGCATTCTGATTACTGGCTATTTGGTTACAGCAAAGCGAGTAATGTGTCATCATTTCTTAAAGACTCAGGACTGAGTGATAAGGACTTAAGGGACTTTGGATTGCAGGCTGAAACCAAGCCTCTTGAATACACGAGTAAAGACGCCGTGCAGGCGGCACCGGGATCGCGGCTACGCTCATTCGATATTCGGAGGGAGCGGCGGCGGGCGGGTGATCAGATGGAGACCGTGGCACTGTTTGAGCGCATTAGCGCCGGTTTTGAAAAAGCAGTGACCGGGAAGAGTATAAGGGCCTCGGTAAAATGAGTAAACGGCACACCCGATTAACGACCGGCATACGGGCGCTGCTTTTTCATTACCGGTGCTTATGTGTGAGTTTGACACGGTTGGAATCTGATTATCCGCCCGCCACTGCGGTTAGACGACCCGATACAACCGCTCCGAAAAAAACGCCGATGTCTAAAAATGGATCATTTGCAACCGTGCATTCTCAGAACCCGTTGTTTTTACTTCAGAAGAAAATGATGCAGGCCGGACAAGCGCTGATGAGGCTTATCGTTATTTAGGGCGATTTCCACCGCTTTTCGAGAGCCGACCAGAAAAACCAGGCGTTGCCCCCGCGTTAACGCCGTGTATAAGAGGTTGCGCTGAAGCAGAATGTAATGCTGGGTGATCATGGGCACGACAACCGCCGGATACTCCGAGCCCTGGGATTTGTGAACGGAAATCGCGTAGGCCAGGGACAATTCGTCCGTTTCATCAAAATCGTAGGCCACCTCCCGGCCGTCATAGTCCACCAGAAGCTGCGTTTCTTCGTTGTCGATGGCGATAACGGTGCCGATATCGCCGTTAAAGACTTCTTTCTGATAATTATTTTTTAGATGCATGAGCTTATCGCCGAGCCGGAAAACGCGCCCTTTTTTCTCGGTACGCACCGGGTTCGGGTTGAGCGCTTCCTGAAGGATCTGGTTCAAATTCAGGGTGCCGGCATCCCCTTTGTGCATCGGCGTAAGAACCTGAATATCCCGCACGGGATCCAGATCAAAGCCGCGGGGAATGGTGTCGCGGCACAGCGTGACAATGGTTTCGACAACGGCAGCCGGGGTGTTTTTCTCGATAAAATAAAACTCCGTATCCGCGGATACGGGATCCGATTCGATCAAATCCGGCATGAGGCCGGCCCGGACCCGGTGGGCATTGACCACGATTTGGCTTTCTTGCGCCTGCCTGAAAATCTCTTTTAGTTCAAAGGTGCATATTCTTCCCGAATCGATCAGATCCGATAACACGTTGCCGGGGCCCACCGGCGGCAGTTGAAACACATCCCCCACCAGAACCAGCACCGCCGTCATGGGAACCGCCCGCAGCAGATGGTGCATGAGCAGCGCGTCCACCATGGACATTTCATCTACAATAATGACATCGGCGTCTATGGGATCATTCTCGTCTCTCTCAAAACGGCCCTCTTCCAGATGATATCCCAATAGTTTGTGAATGGTGGCGGCTTTTTTGCCCGTAACTTCCGAAAGCCGTCTGGCGGCTCTGCCGGTGGGGGCGGCAAGACAAATCCGCTTGCCGATCGCCCCGAAAACGGCGCACACCGAACGGATCAGGGTGGTTTTGCCGGTTCCGGGGCCGCCGGTGATAATGACGGCCCTGTGGGACGATATTTCCGAGAGCACCGCCAATTGGGCATCGGATGGCTTGATGGCAAGCCTTTGAACCACCCGGGAAGCCATGTCATCGGGGTCCATCGAGAGAAACGGCACCGGCAC includes these proteins:
- a CDS encoding FAD-dependent oxidoreductase gives rise to the protein MAENILIIGAVAVGPKSACRFKRLCQNGNVTIIDQDDMISYGGCGIPYYISGDVSDESELRSTSFHMVRDERFFRDDKGVTALTGTKALNIDRRNKTVRIRENNGNEKDLSYDKLVIGVGTRPRELNIPGTGLKNVYRVGNLHDAIQIKEKITAGQVKKAVVIGGGFIGLEMAEALADMWQIETTVVEFCDQIMPGFVSKSLALMARKRMEAEGVAFYLGECVEALEGAEAVERVRTNQRTLEADLVIMAVGVAPNTQLAADAGLEIGPNGFIVVNDHMQTSDPDIYAGGDCVQITNLVTGKPGFFPLGSMANRQGRVIGTNLAGGNAVFPGGVGSFVVKTFDMALAGAGLSDETARKQGFDAVGIQVSQFDRAHFYPEKEIIYLELVVDRKTRRVLGIQGFGGQNSGMFARVNAVATILQYHPTVEAVSNLEIAYSPPFASAMDIVNALGNAAENFLDGRYAPMTFEEFEACWQHRGQNDCLFLDCRAYGDAKVFEAKYPESWKSIPHNELMQRMDEVPRDKKLILVCNTGVRSYEAQINLRAKGFDDTVSVGAGVASLKQCGMNFETE
- the ligA gene encoding NAD-dependent DNA ligase LigA, whose product is MPNANPPELIERVAWLRRELHRHNHRYYVLDDPEISDNAYDRLLQELTEIETAHPSLVTPDSPTMRVGAPPLASFETAPHAIAMLSLDNAFNDSDILDFDQRVRKLLETKDPVLYTAEPKLDGIAVEIVYRDGRLTLSTTRGDGVNGEVITDNMRTIRAVPLILQPGPDGGVPPLLEVRGEVFISLAGFEALNNRRQSEGLPLFANPRNAAAGSLRQLDSAVTAARPLDIFLYGVGRTDGLRVSSHWDMLCRLKSFGFKINPLIRPRIPINEVLAFHRELESKRQELSYEIDGMVVKVDDLALRERLGEKSRSPRWAIAYKFKAVQETTRLLNIEVQVGRTGALTPVAILEPVKVGGVTVSRATLHNEDEIAQKDIRIGDRVFVERAGDVIPKVVKPILSSRTGAETIFHMPRTCPACGAGTIREKSETGDPLEAATRCINTACPAQLKERIKHFAAKGAFNIEGLGDKLVEQLVEKGLIVSSADLFLLNRYTLSALDRMGAKSAQNLIDAIEKSKSVSFDRFLFGLGIRYVGENVAQILSGHYRHIDDLAFATEEELTAIDGIGGVIAKSIVAFFQHAGNKDLVTRLLENGVVISYQKEKPAGAAPLSGKTFVLTGTLSSMPRSEAKMKITALGGKVAGSVSSKTDYLVAGSDSGSKLAKAESLGVTVIDEATLMNLLS
- a CDS encoding PAS domain S-box protein, encoding MISTEFDIAQFVQAAGDAIIAANADGAIIFWNSAAERIFGYTKDEALGHSLDMIIPERLRKRHWEGYRQVVQSGRTRYGSEVLRVPAVRKDERPLSIAFTVALLFSPSAQLQAIAAIIRDDTTHWNEERALRQQLAGLKAKNS
- a CDS encoding GntR family transcriptional regulator: MPLNQNIPLFFRLYHKIKHDILKGEILKGSKIATIEELARQHGMSQTSVRKSLDLLEREGLLIKKQGWGTVVPENLDLRFFDLATLISSRESISEAKMAKAESISSEWVETTPRLRGLLNIKDAASNQVVLKVYCRITFTGKWKFKAFISYYLPKRWMRIAKVKESTSAAALIVSITKWMESSPLLMKESLVPYLCTDETAEFLDIPDGTPVFYHTVSMTDNKRDLCICWDMISSANIFLRNVDLNAAVSNSPLHSPIVSK
- a CDS encoding DsrE family protein, which produces MKKIRNITMVLAIVCLVLATFSASDALSDEHDLLKGVNATPVLFDMRDGNPKSAVIHLNLIYDTFQELSAAKKNPEFVVVFMAGSVKLISSDHSGFDAEVQTSLKEIPGIISKLSEAGIRMEVCLFAVKVMGVDPTSLLPKIERVGNGWISEIAYQTKGYSLVPVY
- a CDS encoding type II toxin-antitoxin system VapC family toxin; translated protein: MNIVDSSGWLEYFSGGINSENFASPLQDPSSLIVPVITIYEVFKVALRESGENEALQAVAAMQQGTIIDLTASIAINASKLSLRYSLPIADSIILSTAQAYECLIWTQDSDFENLPGVKFFPKTKVGPTTT
- a CDS encoding AbrB/MazE/SpoVT family DNA-binding domain-containing protein gives rise to the protein MHTVTVSPKFQVVIPKLIRDALHLRPGQKIKIMEYDGRIELIPDRDISELKGFLKGINTEFVREDDRL
- a CDS encoding DUF1254 domain-containing protein produces the protein MIKRTRLIALGCIIALLALPQIQAHAQDKIGAAEARAIAVDAYIYFYPLVSMDITRLQSTNVEPGREFAKGPMNMFVSVPEYPPADLKIVVRVNFDTLYSVAWLDLTKEPLIVSSPDTDGRYYLLPMLDMWTDVFASPGWRTTGTQAGNFLVTPPGWTGEVPSGFSHIPAPTPYVWVIGRTKTDGSADYPAVNKIQAGYKVTPLSGWGKPPAQMTVKIDPSVDMKTAPKTQVDNMPADKYFAYAAELMKLNPPHVTDQPIIAQMKRLGIEPGKSFDMNNVDTVIRGALEAAPAEGQKLMAWKLPTLARVANGWSMNTDTMGVYGNYYLKRAIVTQQGLGANLPEDAIYPLNLGDAAGKPLNGANKYTIHFAKGATPPVNAFWSITLYDAEGFQVGNALNRFALSSYMPFKTNADGSLDLYFQNESPGKDLEANWLPAPKEPFNLTMRLYAPTPEALTGKWNPPPVQQVP
- a CDS encoding BrnT family toxin, which encodes MEFEFDPKKSDINKNKHGIDFIEAQELWNDPDLLEIPAKTSDEVRFLVIGKISDKHWTGIITYRNDNMRIISVRRARNEEIEIYES